Within Paenibacillus sp. RUD330, the genomic segment CGGGTATTCCGCGAGCGCTATGGCCTATCGCCAGGCAGCTACCGCAAGCGGGAATAATGACTGGCTGACAGAGTTGAACAAGAAGAGACCTCGGACATGCAGGTTACATGCAGGATAGACGGGGCAATAAAGAAATAGCGGAGAGGAGAGCCGATGGATGAAAAGCGATAGCGACAGTCTGATGCTGGATGGCGAGGTCCATTTCAAGAGAGACAGGACCGGGCTTCCATCGGAGAGGATGGGGCCTGGGCAGTTCTATGCAGCGGTCGCCGCCCTTTTTGCAGGAGGGCTTGCCATCCGGATTGTGCTTGGGATCTACACCCAAGGGTATGTCGGAGACCAGATGTATTTCATCCGTTGGATGGAAGCCGCCATGCAGCACGGGGTGCGCGGGTCGTACCTCAACTCCGGCATGCAGAATTACCCGCCGGTATTCATCGCCATTCTGGAAGGGTACGGGCATGTCCTGAACTTCCTCGGCGTCGAAATCCGGACCGCCCATCTGAGCAGCAAAATGCTTCCGATCCTGTTTGATCTCGGCACGATGGCATCGCTCCTGCTGATTTTCCGACGCTGGTCTTACAAGCGCCGTCTGGCGCTTCTCGCCTGTCTGGCCTTCAATCCGGCCTTGCTCGCAGATGGAGCGGTTTGGGGGCAGATCGATGTCTTCCACAGCGCGCTGATGGTCCTATCCGTGCTGCTCGTGCTGACCCAGCCGCTAGCGGCCGGCGTCCTCATTGCGGTCGCTTTGCTTAGCAAGTTCCAAGCAATCGTCGTTGCGCCCGTCCTGGGGGCGCTGCTGCTCCGACAGCTGCTGCGACGCGACTGGCGGCGTCCGCTGCTCTTCATCGCCGGCTTCGCCATCCCAGCGGCAGTGACCGCAGGCTGGTTCGCCTTGAAGGGCGCTTTGGACGACATGGTCCGCATGGCGTACCTCAGCGCGACGGATATGTATCCCCAGCTTTCGCTGAACGCGTTTAATTTGTGGTATCACCTCTTCACGAATCCTTCCGTCCATGACGACACGATCTTCTTTGGCGGCGTCAGTTATAAGACCTTCGGGTTCATCCTGCTTGGGGTTGCCTGCCTGTTCGTGGCGGCCTATATCCTGCTTTTGCGCGATCTTAAAGCCATTCATCTCCTGAAGGCGGCCGCTTTGGTCAATCTGGCCTTCTTCCTGCTGCCGACGGAAATCCACGAGCGCTACGGCGTTCCCGCCATGCTGTTCCTGCTGCTCATCCCGTTCCTGCTGGATCCCGGAAGGGAACGTGTACGCTGGGGAATTCCGGCCGGACTGTTCACGATGTCGACCGCGCTCAATATTTGGCTGGTGCTGAACGGAGGGTTTGGAGGGAAGTGGCTGCGGGGGGGCAGCTTGGTCTCTTCTAACCGTTTCCGTAACGACAACTCGCCATTTGGAAGCCCTGGAAGCAGCGGAGTTGGTGGAGCTGCCCAAGGACGGGGAGACATCAGCGGCAATCCCGGTTTCGGTATGGATAGCTTCGGACGAGGCGCAGGTGGGCTGCGCGAAGGAAACATTGGCGGAGCCCGCCAAGGAGGCGGGTTCGGCAACGGTTCCCTTAGCGGATGGGAACACCATTTTGCGGTTGGAATGGCTTATGCCAACTTGATGATCCTGGCCTGGATCATAGGAGCGATGCTTGGGGATATCTTCAGCCGATCCTCCCGCAAAACGGACTGGAAATAGGAATAAAGCCGGCCATCACTTGGATGAGCCGGCTTAATTGTGCCTTTATTCCCTAATCTCTTGAATAAATCTTGCCAAAGCGTCCCGCCACTCCGGAAGCTCCTCCAGTCCGATTTCCTTGATACGGCTCTGGTCAAGGACCGAATAACGCGGACGCGGAGCCGGGCGCGGAAACTCCTCCGAGGTGCAAGGCAACGCTTGGGCCGCCATACCGCTCTCTTCAAATATCGCTTGAGCAAATTCGAACCAGGTGCAGCTCCCGCTATTGGAAGCATGATACGTCCCGTACTCTTCCGTACCTGCCAGCCGGAGCAGGAAGCGAGCCAAGTCCTTCGTATAGGTAGGTGATCCCGTCTGGTCATTGACGACCTTGACGCTTCCCCTTTCCTTTCCAAGCTTCAGCATGGTCTTGACGAAATTGTTCCCATGCTTGCCGTACACCCAGGAAGTACGCACGATGAACGTCCGGCTGTT encodes:
- the rfbD gene encoding dTDP-4-dehydrorhamnose reductase, which codes for MKKKILVTGAGGQLGKELAMWPKSEEFEIIGLDREGLDIVSREQCREVIGNLQPDVVIHCAAYTAVDQAESDLEGAYAVNATGSGCVAEAADEIGAKLIYVSTDYVFDGNGTSPYRTDAPVNPQTVYGKSKHAGEMLVETLNSRTFIVRTSWVYGKHGNNFVKTMLKLGKERGSVKVVNDQTGSPTYTKDLARFLLRLAGTEEYGTYHASNSGSCTWFEFAQAIFEESGMAAQALPCTSEEFPRPAPRPRYSVLDQSRIKEIGLEELPEWRDALARFIQEIRE